Proteins encoded by one window of Micromonospora coxensis:
- a CDS encoding dienelactone hydrolase family protein: MAEILLFHHALGLTPGVRHLAATLEGAGHTVHLPDLYDGRVLPDLAQGLDHAREVGFGTLLDRGRQAADGLPAGLVYVGLSLGVVSAQALAQTRPGAKGALLVDACLPPGEFGDGWPAGVPVQVHGMDADEVFVGEGDLDAARALVEATPQAELFLYPGKEHLFADDSLPSYDAAATTLLTTRMLDFLATHG; this comes from the coding sequence ATGGCCGAGATCCTGCTGTTCCACCACGCGCTCGGGCTGACGCCCGGGGTCCGTCACCTCGCCGCGACGCTGGAGGGTGCCGGGCACACCGTCCACCTGCCCGACCTGTACGACGGGCGGGTCCTCCCCGACCTCGCGCAGGGCCTCGACCACGCCCGCGAGGTGGGGTTCGGCACGCTGCTCGACCGGGGCCGGCAGGCCGCCGACGGGCTGCCGGCCGGGCTCGTGTACGTCGGCCTCTCCCTCGGCGTCGTGTCGGCGCAGGCACTGGCCCAGACCCGCCCGGGCGCGAAGGGCGCGCTGCTCGTCGACGCCTGCCTGCCGCCCGGCGAGTTCGGTGACGGATGGCCGGCGGGAGTGCCGGTGCAGGTCCACGGCATGGACGCCGACGAGGTCTTCGTCGGCGAGGGCGACCTCGACGCCGCCCGGGCGCTCGTCGAGGCGACGCCGCAGGCCGAGCTGTTCCTCTACCCCGGCAAGGAGCACCTCTTCGCCGACGACAGCCTGCCCTCGTACGACGCGGCCGCCACGACGCTGCTCACCACCCGGATGCTCGACTTCCTCGCCACGCACGGCTGA
- a CDS encoding alanine--tRNA ligase-related protein, which produces MTPEQILHTFLDHHHRRGHRDAPESTLVPPPGDPVLFTTSGMHPLTPYLEGRPHPGGRRLVNVQRCLRTTDLDEVGDRTHLTVFDMLGSWSLGDYGIAESLRWGHELLVDGFGLDPGRLHATVFGGDDQVGPDETAWRTWTELGVPVEALRDDNWWSNGPTGPCGPDSEIFVWTGDGPPTGTPGTDDRWTEVWNHVQMRHHRHPDGRLTPLSQPNIDTGMGLERLEMVLRGDRSVYPGAGLRPWVDAVGERWPLDEVSLRIVCDHLRSAVVVLGDGVRPSNTGRGYVLRRLVRRALTVLWRDDVSRTLTGLPPGLAGDTLRRFRQHGDVTALRDVLAEEERRFRGLVGRGRPVVARLRSRGPLGDADYRWLHDTHGLPRDLVDGLLGGTD; this is translated from the coding sequence ATGACACCCGAGCAGATCCTGCACACCTTCCTCGACCACCACCACCGGCGCGGCCACCGCGACGCGCCGGAGAGCACGCTGGTCCCGCCGCCGGGCGATCCGGTGCTCTTCACCACCTCCGGGATGCACCCGCTGACGCCCTATCTCGAGGGGCGGCCACACCCGGGCGGCCGGCGGCTGGTCAACGTCCAACGCTGCCTGCGCACCACCGACCTGGACGAGGTCGGCGACCGTACCCACCTGACCGTCTTCGACATGCTCGGCTCCTGGTCGCTCGGCGACTACGGCATCGCCGAGAGCCTGCGCTGGGGGCACGAGCTGCTCGTCGACGGCTTCGGCCTGGACCCGGGCCGGCTGCACGCGACCGTCTTCGGCGGCGACGACCAGGTCGGCCCCGACGAGACCGCGTGGCGGACCTGGACGGAACTCGGCGTCCCGGTCGAGGCGCTCCGCGACGACAACTGGTGGTCCAACGGGCCGACCGGCCCGTGCGGGCCCGACTCGGAGATCTTCGTGTGGACCGGCGACGGCCCACCCACCGGCACCCCCGGCACCGACGACCGGTGGACGGAGGTGTGGAACCACGTGCAGATGCGCCACCACCGGCACCCCGACGGACGGCTGACGCCGCTGTCGCAGCCGAACATCGACACCGGGATGGGGCTGGAACGGCTGGAGATGGTGCTGCGGGGCGACCGGTCGGTCTACCCGGGCGCGGGGCTGCGCCCCTGGGTGGACGCCGTCGGCGAGCGGTGGCCACTGGACGAGGTGTCGCTGCGGATCGTCTGCGACCACCTGCGCTCCGCCGTCGTGGTGCTCGGCGACGGCGTGCGGCCGTCCAACACCGGCCGGGGGTACGTGCTGCGCCGGCTGGTCCGCCGCGCGTTGACCGTGCTGTGGCGCGACGACGTGTCCCGGACGCTGACCGGGCTGCCGCCCGGGTTGGCCGGGGACACGCTGCGCCGGTTCCGCCAGCACGGTGACGTCACCGCGCTGCGTGACGTCCTGGCCGAGGAGGAGCGCCGCTTCCGCGGGCTGGTCGGGCGGGGACGGCCGGTGGTGGCGCGGCTGCGGTCGCGAGGGCCACTGGGCGACGCGGACTACCGCTGGCTGCACGACACCCACGGGCTGCCGCGCGACCTGGTCGACGGCCTGCTCGGCGGGACCGACTGA
- a CDS encoding long-chain-fatty-acid--CoA ligase, with the protein MDLTERPWLRSYAPDVPATIAPSDDSLVDLLRSAARRFGPRVALDFFGATTTYTELDAQVARAAEALRRLGVGAGDRVALVLPNCPQHVVAFYAALRLGAVVVEHNPLYTAQELAHQLADHGARVAVVWDKVAPLVRGAGAVQTVVAVDLSRALPRLKRWALRLPLPKARAARSAMTAPAPGALSWDALLADAAPLAADHPAPGPDDTALLQYTGGTTGTPKGAILTHRNLRANAAQGRAWVPGLRDGEETVYAVLPLFHAYGLTLCLTFSVDIGATLVLLPRFDVDQVLDAVRRRPPTFLPAVPPIYEKLATAARERGVDLTSVRYAISGAMALPPSTVELWESVTGGLLVEGYGMTETSPVALGNPVSPTRRPGTVGVPFPSTEVRIVDPEDPSVDRAPGEAGELLIRGPQVFSGYWNRPEETAAVLLPGGWLRTGDVVVMDADGFVRVVDRIKELIITGGFNVYPSEVEDALRRVPGVVDAAAVGLPGEHGGEEVVAVVVLHEDCVTGPEGLRTACRQHLTAYKVPRRVVVVEELPRSQIGKILRREVRERLLAQG; encoded by the coding sequence ATGGACCTGACCGAGCGGCCCTGGCTGCGCAGTTACGCCCCGGACGTCCCGGCCACCATCGCGCCGTCGGACGACTCGCTGGTCGACCTGCTGCGCTCCGCGGCCCGCCGGTTCGGTCCCCGGGTCGCCCTCGACTTCTTCGGCGCCACCACCACGTACACCGAGCTGGACGCGCAGGTGGCGCGGGCCGCGGAGGCGTTGCGCCGGCTCGGGGTGGGCGCGGGCGACCGGGTGGCGCTGGTGCTGCCGAACTGCCCGCAGCACGTGGTGGCCTTCTACGCCGCGCTGCGCCTCGGCGCGGTGGTGGTCGAGCACAACCCGCTCTACACCGCGCAGGAACTGGCCCACCAGCTCGCCGACCACGGCGCCCGGGTCGCCGTGGTCTGGGACAAGGTCGCGCCGCTGGTGCGCGGGGCCGGCGCGGTGCAAACGGTCGTCGCGGTGGACCTGAGCCGGGCGCTGCCCCGGCTCAAGCGCTGGGCGCTGCGGCTGCCGCTGCCGAAGGCCCGCGCCGCCCGGTCGGCGATGACCGCCCCGGCGCCCGGCGCGCTGAGCTGGGACGCGCTGCTGGCCGACGCCGCCCCGCTCGCCGCCGACCATCCCGCGCCCGGTCCGGACGACACGGCGCTGCTGCAGTACACCGGCGGTACCACCGGCACCCCGAAGGGCGCCATCCTCACCCACCGCAACCTGCGGGCCAACGCCGCGCAGGGTCGCGCCTGGGTGCCGGGCCTGCGCGACGGCGAGGAGACGGTGTACGCCGTGCTGCCGCTGTTCCACGCGTACGGGCTGACGCTCTGCCTGACCTTCTCGGTGGACATCGGCGCGACCCTGGTGCTGCTGCCCCGCTTCGACGTCGACCAGGTGCTCGACGCGGTACGCCGCCGCCCGCCGACCTTCCTGCCCGCCGTCCCGCCGATCTACGAGAAGCTCGCCACGGCGGCCCGGGAGCGCGGCGTCGACCTGACCTCCGTGCGGTATGCGATCTCCGGCGCGATGGCCCTGCCGCCGTCGACCGTCGAGCTGTGGGAGTCGGTCACCGGTGGCCTGCTGGTCGAGGGGTACGGCATGACCGAGACCTCGCCGGTGGCGCTGGGCAACCCGGTCTCCCCGACCCGCCGGCCCGGCACCGTGGGGGTGCCGTTCCCGTCCACCGAGGTCCGCATCGTCGACCCGGAGGACCCGTCCGTGGACCGGGCTCCGGGCGAGGCCGGTGAGCTGCTGATCCGCGGCCCGCAGGTCTTCTCCGGCTACTGGAACCGTCCGGAAGAGACCGCCGCGGTGCTGCTGCCCGGCGGCTGGCTGCGCACCGGCGACGTGGTGGTGATGGACGCCGACGGATTCGTCCGGGTGGTCGACCGGATCAAGGAGCTGATCATCACCGGCGGCTTCAACGTGTACCCGTCGGAGGTGGAGGACGCGCTGCGCCGGGTGCCCGGGGTCGTCGACGCGGCGGCGGTGGGCCTGCCCGGCGAGCACGGCGGCGAGGAGGTCGTGGCGGTCGTGGTGCTGCACGAGGACTGCGTCACCGGCCCGGAGGGCCTGCGTACCGCGTGCCGGCAGCACCTGACGGCGTACAAGGTGCCGCGCCGGGTGGTGGTGGTCGAGGAGCTGCCCCGCTCGCAGATCGGCAAGATCCTGCGCCGCGAGGTCCGGGAACGGCTGCTGGCGCAGGGCTGA
- a CDS encoding ATP-binding protein: protein MTGHGYALRPDTDTGTLLGARVTLVDPDALLAAAAAEPVDLLTDADLPAGVRRARFTVRAEAGTHHFEAYLTAGPPGATVGLLALGLAGPAGVLLARRLAVGDPRAERVLAGAGRVAVEASRRLGLRPPGAAAGPRPGRRGAATALAPRDAAGEAVLREAEALGLRPDLDHRVAPGARSVTVRGAVPSREVTPAHLRAMVGVWLQAVRELAGDTPEPRVLRGRSYTVGVTPDAAPPGTAAVTLDQVGGLDDVVARFREIAVSFRHPQVMARWGARRPQGILMYGPPGTGKTMLARALANEIGADFREIRTPEILDKYLGGSERNIKQIFREARAHRRPTVMLFDEFDSIISYAGAGGDAASQAVNAVAGIFKQEMNTLIEANPDVIVVATTNFPHRVDASLTRSGRFDVKLAIPLPDEDGRAAIVTKMVRELIARHERPGFRMFADDVDPRALAALTPGLTGADLREVLRRVQLAKAMREATEGAPAGPISQDELAEAIAGLRRG, encoded by the coding sequence ATGACGGGACACGGGTACGCACTCCGGCCGGACACCGACACCGGGACGCTGCTCGGCGCCCGGGTCACCCTCGTCGACCCCGACGCGCTGCTGGCCGCCGCGGCAGCCGAGCCGGTCGACCTGCTCACCGACGCCGACCTGCCCGCCGGGGTCCGCCGGGCCCGCTTCACCGTGCGCGCCGAGGCGGGGACGCACCACTTCGAGGCGTACCTGACGGCGGGCCCACCCGGCGCGACGGTGGGGCTGCTCGCGCTCGGCCTGGCCGGCCCGGCCGGGGTGCTGCTGGCCCGCCGGCTGGCCGTCGGCGACCCCCGCGCCGAGCGGGTGCTGGCCGGCGCGGGCCGGGTGGCCGTCGAGGCGTCCCGCCGCCTCGGCCTGCGTCCGCCGGGAGCAGCGGCCGGGCCCCGGCCAGGGCGACGGGGCGCGGCGACCGCCCTCGCCCCCCGGGACGCCGCCGGAGAGGCGGTGCTGCGCGAGGCCGAGGCGCTCGGGCTGCGCCCCGACCTCGACCACCGCGTCGCACCGGGCGCCCGGTCGGTGACCGTGCGCGGCGCCGTGCCCAGCCGGGAGGTGACCCCGGCGCACCTGCGGGCGATGGTCGGCGTGTGGCTGCAGGCCGTCCGGGAACTGGCCGGCGACACCCCCGAGCCGCGGGTGCTGCGCGGGCGGTCGTACACCGTGGGGGTAACGCCCGACGCCGCGCCGCCGGGCACCGCGGCGGTGACCCTCGACCAGGTCGGCGGCCTCGACGACGTGGTCGCCCGGTTCCGCGAGATCGCCGTGTCGTTCCGGCACCCCCAGGTCATGGCCCGCTGGGGCGCCCGCCGCCCGCAGGGCATCCTGATGTACGGCCCGCCGGGCACCGGCAAGACCATGCTGGCCCGAGCGCTGGCCAACGAGATCGGCGCGGACTTCCGCGAGATCCGCACCCCGGAGATTCTCGACAAGTACCTCGGCGGCTCGGAACGCAACATCAAGCAGATCTTCCGGGAGGCCCGCGCCCACCGGCGGCCCACCGTCATGCTCTTCGACGAGTTCGACAGCATCATCAGCTACGCCGGGGCCGGTGGCGACGCCGCCAGCCAGGCGGTGAACGCGGTCGCCGGCATCTTCAAGCAGGAGATGAACACCCTCATCGAGGCCAACCCGGACGTCATCGTCGTCGCCACCACCAACTTCCCGCACCGCGTCGACGCCTCGCTGACCCGCTCCGGGCGCTTCGACGTCAAGCTGGCGATCCCGCTGCCGGACGAGGACGGGCGGGCGGCGATCGTCACCAAGATGGTCCGGGAGCTGATCGCCCGGCACGAACGGCCCGGCTTCCGGATGTTCGCCGACGACGTCGACCCCCGCGCGCTGGCGGCGCTCACCCCCGGGCTCACCGGCGCCGACCTGCGCGAGGTGCTGCGCCGGGTGCAGCTGGCCAAGGCGATGCGTGAGGCCACCGAGGGTGCGCCGGCCGGCCCGATCAGCCAGGATGAGCTGGCGGAGGCGATCGCCGGGCTGCGTCGCGGCTGA
- a CDS encoding class I SAM-dependent methyltransferase, whose amino-acid sequence MDSTDWDARYAAAPELVWTAEPNRFVVEATADLPPGDALDLAAGEGRNAVWLAGRGWRVTAVDFSPVAVDRGRDLATRRGVAVRWRVGDVTTDLPEPDRYDLVVLAYLHLPPAQSTAALAGARAALRPGGTIVVVGHDRANLDSGVGGPRDPEILLTPEAVVAGLDGLRVQRADTVRRPVTVNGATRDALDTLVVARRPA is encoded by the coding sequence ATGGACAGCACCGACTGGGACGCCCGGTACGCCGCCGCGCCGGAGCTGGTCTGGACGGCCGAGCCGAACCGCTTCGTGGTCGAGGCCACCGCCGACCTGCCCCCGGGTGACGCGCTGGACCTGGCCGCCGGGGAGGGCCGCAACGCGGTCTGGCTGGCCGGGCGGGGCTGGCGGGTCACCGCGGTGGACTTCTCGCCGGTGGCGGTGGACCGCGGCCGGGACCTGGCCACGCGCCGGGGCGTAGCGGTGCGCTGGCGGGTCGGCGACGTCACCACGGACCTCCCCGAACCCGACCGGTACGACCTGGTCGTCCTCGCCTACCTGCACCTGCCGCCGGCGCAGTCCACGGCGGCGCTGGCCGGGGCGCGGGCGGCGCTGCGCCCCGGCGGCACGATCGTCGTGGTCGGGCACGACCGCGCCAACCTCGACAGCGGGGTCGGCGGCCCCCGGGACCCGGAGATCCTGCTGACCCCGGAGGCGGTGGTCGCCGGGCTCGACGGGCTGCGGGTGCAGCGGGCCGACACCGTCCGCCGGCCGGTCACCGTGAACGGCGCGACCCGCGACGCCCTCGACACGCTGGTGGTCGCCCGCCGGCCCGCCTGA
- a CDS encoding zinc-binding dehydrogenase, with product MLAGRLHVTDRALRVETVPVPEPGHGQVRIRVAAAGVCLSDVHLIDGTLTPLYLPDDVVTLGHEVAGVIDALGEGVQGWQPGQRVLLQAGERDRRGTVLTRGVDYDGGWAEYALARQDTVVPIPDDLPFEQACIIPDAVSTPWAAVTDTARTRAGEAVAVWGVGGLGAHAVQLLRLVGAAPVIAVDPLPAARERALALGADTVLDPGEVTFRDAVRELTGGRGLDVAFDFAGVTAVREQALTVLGRRGRLVLAGIANKPVTIASDSPFNYFQQAVLGHYGSEAEHVEQLVGLARAGRLDLAGSVSDVLPLAEAAEAVRRVESKQGDPIRLILRP from the coding sequence ATGCTGGCCGGACGGCTGCACGTGACCGATCGGGCGCTGCGGGTGGAGACGGTGCCGGTGCCCGAACCCGGCCACGGGCAGGTACGGATCAGGGTGGCCGCGGCCGGCGTGTGCCTCTCCGACGTGCACCTGATCGACGGCACCCTCACCCCGCTCTACCTGCCCGACGACGTGGTGACCCTGGGTCACGAGGTGGCCGGGGTGATCGACGCGCTCGGCGAGGGGGTGCAGGGCTGGCAGCCGGGGCAGCGGGTGCTGCTCCAGGCGGGGGAGCGGGACCGGCGGGGCACCGTCCTCACCCGGGGCGTCGACTACGACGGCGGGTGGGCGGAGTACGCCCTGGCCCGGCAGGACACCGTCGTGCCGATCCCCGACGACCTCCCCTTCGAGCAGGCGTGCATCATCCCGGACGCGGTCTCCACGCCGTGGGCGGCGGTCACCGACACCGCTCGTACCCGCGCCGGCGAGGCGGTCGCCGTCTGGGGCGTCGGCGGCCTCGGCGCGCACGCCGTCCAACTGCTGCGGCTGGTCGGGGCGGCCCCGGTGATCGCGGTGGACCCGCTGCCGGCGGCCCGGGAGCGGGCGCTGGCCCTCGGCGCGGACACCGTGCTCGACCCGGGTGAGGTCACCTTCCGCGACGCGGTGCGGGAGCTGACCGGCGGCCGGGGGCTCGACGTCGCGTTCGACTTCGCCGGGGTGACGGCGGTACGCGAGCAGGCGCTGACCGTGCTGGGCCGCCGGGGCCGGCTGGTGCTCGCCGGCATCGCCAACAAGCCGGTCACCATCGCCTCGGACAGCCCGTTCAACTACTTCCAGCAGGCAGTGCTGGGGCACTACGGCTCGGAGGCCGAGCACGTCGAGCAGTTGGTCGGCCTGGCCCGGGCGGGTCGGCTCGACCTGGCCGGCTCGGTCAGCGACGTGCTGCCACTGGCCGAGGCGGCGGAGGCGGTCCGCCGGGTCGAGTCCAAGCAGGGCGACCCGATCCGCCTCATCCTGCGTCCCTGA
- a CDS encoding polyamine aminopropyltransferase, translated as MGARFEELAWRETPIGAISLRRRRDPALDVDVYEVKLDDDFLMSSLFPVAEIELARLGLAALGGDDLDVAVGGLGLGYTARTALEDPRVRSLVVVEAIEDVIDWHRRQLLPFAAGLAPDPRTRFVRADFFAAVAGGDGLDPEHPGRRFHAVLLDVDHSPRHVLHPSHAPFYTPDGLRRLAELLHPEGVFALWSDDPPDADFGRVLAEVFPTSQAHVVAFANPLTGGESANTVYVARR; from the coding sequence GTGGGCGCGCGTTTCGAGGAACTGGCCTGGCGAGAGACCCCGATCGGCGCGATCAGCCTGCGCCGGCGGCGCGACCCGGCCCTCGACGTCGACGTGTACGAGGTGAAACTCGACGACGACTTCCTGATGTCCAGCCTCTTCCCCGTCGCCGAGATCGAGCTGGCCCGGCTGGGCCTGGCGGCGCTGGGCGGCGACGACCTCGACGTGGCCGTCGGCGGGCTCGGCCTCGGCTACACCGCCCGGACCGCGCTGGAGGATCCCCGGGTCCGGTCCCTGGTGGTGGTCGAGGCGATCGAGGACGTGATCGACTGGCACCGCCGGCAGCTGCTGCCGTTCGCCGCGGGACTGGCGCCGGACCCGCGTACCCGGTTCGTACGGGCCGACTTCTTCGCGGCGGTGGCCGGCGGGGACGGCCTCGACCCGGAGCACCCCGGCCGCCGGTTCCACGCCGTGCTGCTGGACGTCGACCACTCCCCCCGGCACGTCCTGCACCCCAGCCACGCCCCGTTCTACACACCCGACGGGCTGCGCCGGCTGGCCGAGCTGCTGCACCCGGAGGGGGTCTTCGCGCTCTGGTCGGACGACCCGCCGGACGCCGACTTCGGCCGGGTGCTCGCCGAGGTGTTCCCGACCTCCCAGGCGCACGTCGTCGCATTCGCCAACCCGCTCACCGGGGGCGAATCGGCGAACACGGTCTACGTCGCCCGGCGCTGA
- a CDS encoding Acg family FMN-binding oxidoreductase, producing MTQPSTTTGQAPTVRELEAAARLSLYAPSVFNTQPWRWRVTPTALELRSDGSRQLATTDPDGRLLTLSCGAVLHHARVALTAGGWTATVERLPDPADPGLLARVRATGPGTLDLAAARLVDAIPRRRTDRRAYGDRPVPAEQLARLRAAVEAEGAHLHVVRPDQMPMLAVSTARAGDAELADPAYREELHRWTHRPESSGDGVPAATAVRPAPRRVPVRDHAPGEAAGLQAGTDFDRGAAYVILFGDRDDPAGWLRGGEALSALLLTATADGLSTAPISDTIELAWPRRMMRELLADVGEPYLVVRVGWGPPADDLPTAPRRQADEVIEIDA from the coding sequence ATGACCCAGCCGTCCACCACCACGGGCCAGGCGCCGACCGTCCGCGAACTCGAGGCCGCCGCCCGGCTGTCCCTGTACGCCCCGTCGGTGTTCAACACCCAACCCTGGCGTTGGCGGGTCACCCCGACCGCGCTGGAGTTGCGCTCCGACGGGTCCCGGCAGCTCGCCACCACCGACCCGGACGGCCGGCTGCTCACCCTGAGCTGTGGTGCCGTGCTGCACCACGCCCGGGTGGCGCTGACCGCCGGCGGCTGGACGGCCACTGTGGAACGGTTGCCCGATCCGGCCGACCCGGGGCTGCTGGCCCGGGTGCGGGCCACCGGGCCGGGGACGCTCGACCTGGCCGCGGCGCGGCTGGTGGACGCCATCCCCCGCCGGCGCACCGACCGGCGGGCGTACGGCGACCGTCCGGTGCCGGCGGAGCAGCTGGCCCGGCTGCGGGCGGCGGTCGAGGCGGAGGGGGCGCACCTGCACGTGGTCCGGCCGGACCAGATGCCGATGCTGGCGGTGTCCACCGCCCGGGCCGGCGACGCCGAGCTGGCCGACCCGGCGTACCGGGAGGAGCTGCACCGGTGGACGCACCGCCCGGAGTCCAGTGGTGACGGCGTTCCCGCGGCGACCGCCGTGCGCCCGGCGCCGCGCCGGGTGCCGGTACGCGACCACGCCCCCGGCGAGGCGGCGGGTCTGCAGGCCGGCACGGACTTCGACCGGGGCGCGGCGTACGTGATCCTCTTCGGCGACCGGGACGACCCGGCCGGTTGGCTGCGCGGCGGCGAGGCGCTGTCGGCGCTGCTGCTCACCGCGACCGCCGACGGGCTGTCCACCGCGCCGATCAGCGACACCATCGAGCTGGCCTGGCCGCGCCGGATGATGCGGGAGCTGCTCGCCGACGTCGGGGAGCCCTACCTGGTGGTCCGGGTGGGCTGGGGCCCGCCGGCCGACGACCTGCCCACCGCGCCGCGCCGGCAGGCCGACGAGGTGATCGAGATCGACGCCTGA
- a CDS encoding acyl-CoA dehydrogenase: protein MSSTLLSRRDLRFLLYEWLDVCRLTERPRYAEHSRETFDDVLDLAERLAVEHFAPHNRAADTSEPTVEGGRVRMIPQVKAALDMFARTGLLAASMDESVGGMQLPHVVSAAAFGFLQAANVGTSAYPFLTLGNANLLLAHGSAEQVDTYVRPMVQGRFFGTMCLSEPQAGSSLADITTRAEPQDDGTYRLFGTKMWISGGDHELAENIVHLVLARIPGGPPGVKGISLFVVPKILVGPDGALGARNDVTLVGLNHKMGYRGTTNTLLNFGEGVHRPDGRPGAVGHLVGPAHQGLAQMFHMMNEARVGVGAGATALGYTGYLKSLAYARQRPQGRPVTDKDPTAPQVPIVAHTDVRRMLLAQKSYVEGALALVLYCGRLLDEERTAPDPADRERAHLLLDMLTPIAKSWPSQWCLAANDLAIQVHGGYGYTRDYDVEQHWRDNRLNPIHEGTHGIQALDLLGRKATMRDGAALAVLLETIRASVSRAWKADGEAAELAARLGAAVDRIAATTRRLWAGGDPALALANAGVYLEAVGHVVVAWMWLEQLLAVDAAPSDADPDFYAGKRQAARYFFRYELPRTTAWFDLLDSLDRTTLEMRDEWF from the coding sequence GTGTCGTCCACCCTGCTGTCCCGTCGTGACCTGCGCTTCCTGCTGTACGAGTGGCTCGACGTGTGCCGGCTCACCGAGCGCCCCCGCTACGCCGAGCACTCCCGGGAGACCTTCGACGACGTGCTGGACCTCGCCGAGCGGCTGGCCGTCGAGCACTTCGCCCCGCACAACCGGGCGGCGGACACCAGCGAGCCGACCGTCGAAGGCGGACGGGTACGGATGATCCCGCAGGTCAAGGCCGCGCTGGACATGTTCGCCCGGACCGGGCTGCTGGCCGCCAGCATGGACGAGTCGGTCGGCGGCATGCAGTTGCCGCACGTCGTCTCCGCCGCCGCGTTCGGCTTCCTCCAGGCCGCCAACGTCGGCACCTCGGCGTACCCGTTCCTGACCCTGGGCAACGCCAACCTGCTGCTCGCCCACGGCAGCGCCGAACAGGTCGACACCTACGTGCGGCCGATGGTGCAGGGCCGGTTCTTCGGCACCATGTGCCTGTCCGAGCCACAGGCGGGCAGCTCGCTGGCGGACATCACCACCCGGGCCGAGCCGCAGGACGACGGGACGTACCGCCTCTTCGGCACCAAGATGTGGATCTCCGGCGGGGACCACGAGCTGGCCGAGAACATCGTGCACCTGGTGCTCGCGCGGATCCCCGGCGGGCCGCCCGGGGTGAAGGGCATCTCGCTGTTCGTGGTGCCGAAGATCCTGGTCGGGCCGGACGGCGCGCTCGGCGCCCGCAACGACGTCACGCTGGTCGGCCTCAACCACAAGATGGGCTACCGGGGCACCACCAACACCCTGCTCAACTTCGGTGAGGGGGTGCACCGCCCGGACGGCCGCCCCGGCGCGGTCGGCCACCTGGTCGGCCCGGCGCACCAGGGCCTGGCCCAGATGTTCCACATGATGAACGAGGCGCGCGTCGGGGTGGGCGCGGGCGCCACCGCGCTCGGCTACACCGGCTACCTCAAGTCGCTGGCGTACGCCCGGCAGCGCCCCCAGGGCCGCCCGGTCACCGACAAGGACCCCACCGCGCCGCAGGTGCCCATCGTCGCCCACACCGACGTACGCCGGATGCTGCTGGCCCAGAAGAGCTACGTGGAGGGCGCGCTGGCGTTGGTGCTCTACTGCGGACGGCTGCTCGACGAGGAGCGGACCGCCCCGGACCCGGCCGACCGCGAGCGGGCCCACCTGCTGCTGGACATGCTCACCCCGATCGCCAAGAGCTGGCCGTCGCAGTGGTGCCTGGCCGCCAACGACCTCGCCATCCAGGTGCACGGCGGCTACGGCTACACCCGCGACTACGACGTCGAGCAGCACTGGCGGGACAACCGGCTCAACCCGATCCACGAGGGCACCCACGGCATCCAGGCGCTGGACCTGCTCGGCCGCAAGGCCACCATGCGCGACGGGGCCGCGTTGGCCGTGCTGCTGGAGACGATCCGCGCGAGCGTGAGCCGGGCCTGGAAGGCCGACGGGGAGGCGGCCGAGCTGGCCGCGCGCCTCGGCGCGGCGGTGGACCGGATCGCCGCCACCACCCGCCGGCTCTGGGCCGGCGGCGACCCGGCCCTCGCCCTGGCCAACGCCGGCGTCTACCTGGAGGCGGTCGGGCACGTGGTGGTCGCCTGGATGTGGCTGGAGCAGCTGCTGGCCGTGGACGCCGCGCCGTCCGACGCCGACCCGGACTTCTACGCCGGCAAGCGGCAGGCGGCCCGGTACTTCTTCCGGTACGAGCTGCCCCGCACCACCGCCTGGTTCGACCTGCTGGACAGCCTGGACCGGACCACCCTGGAGATGCGCGACGAGTGGTTCTGA